Proteins from one Amycolatopsis benzoatilytica AK 16/65 genomic window:
- a CDS encoding glycosyltransferase, giving the protein MMRVAVIITRLAGGAGALALRGAQSLDPARWQVAVVTGAGQRRLLDAAIRSGIEVLVEPSLRAPISPADDLAALHRLTGLLRSRGFDVAHTHCAKAGVLGRLAAHRAGIPRVVHTYHGFPFHPYQSSARRQLYVAIERRLRHLTDVTLCVGAAVAAEAVRRELTDPRRVRTIGVVVDQPASRDDARARAAARDDLGISAETTVVGSVGRLTYQKAPEDFLTALHLLNRARTVGVWVGSGDLASRTARLARSLLGDNAVLTGERADVPYLLPAFDVFVLASRYEGLPTALAEAMAAGVPAIATAVNAVPDLLVPGETGLLVPPERPDLLAEAVDHLLSSPATAARFARNARARVSGRYTEAALRAELEAAYARPRAISGL; this is encoded by the coding sequence ATGATGCGCGTCGCGGTGATCATCACCCGGCTGGCGGGCGGAGCAGGGGCGCTCGCGCTGCGCGGCGCGCAGTCGCTCGATCCCGCCCGCTGGCAGGTCGCCGTGGTGACCGGCGCAGGGCAGCGCCGCCTGCTGGACGCGGCGATCCGCAGCGGAATCGAGGTTCTCGTCGAGCCGTCGCTTCGGGCGCCGATCAGCCCCGCGGACGACCTGGCCGCGTTGCACCGCTTGACCGGGCTGTTGCGTTCCCGGGGATTCGATGTCGCGCATACCCACTGCGCCAAGGCCGGCGTCCTCGGCAGGCTCGCCGCCCATCGGGCCGGCATTCCCCGCGTCGTGCACACCTATCACGGCTTTCCCTTCCATCCCTACCAATCCTCGGCACGCAGGCAGCTTTACGTCGCGATCGAGCGTCGGCTTCGGCACCTCACTGACGTGACGCTCTGCGTGGGCGCGGCGGTGGCCGCGGAAGCGGTTCGGCGGGAACTCACCGACCCGCGCCGAGTACGCACCATCGGGGTAGTCGTCGACCAGCCAGCCAGCCGCGACGACGCGCGGGCCAGGGCCGCCGCGCGCGACGACCTGGGAATCTCCGCCGAAACGACCGTGGTCGGCTCAGTCGGCCGTCTCACGTATCAGAAGGCACCCGAGGACTTTCTCACCGCGCTGCACCTGCTGAATCGCGCACGCACCGTCGGCGTATGGGTCGGCAGCGGCGATCTGGCCTCGCGCACCGCGCGGCTGGCCCGGTCGCTTCTCGGCGACAACGCCGTCCTCACCGGGGAGCGCGCCGACGTCCCGTACCTCCTGCCCGCCTTCGACGTGTTCGTGCTCGCCAGCCGGTACGAGGGTCTCCCGACCGCATTGGCCGAAGCGATGGCCGCCGGTGTTCCCGCGATCGCCACGGCCGTCAATGCCGTGCCGGACCTCCTCGTCCCCGGCGAGACCGGGCTTCTCGTGCCGCCGGAACGACCGGACCTGCTCGCGGAGGCGGTCGATCATCTGCTCAGTTCTCCCGCCACGGCAGCAAGATTCGCCCGCAATGCGCGAGCACGCGTGTCGGGCCGGTACACCGAAGCCGCGTTGCGCGCCGAACTGGAAGCCGCCTACGCCCGACCGCGCGCGATCTCCGGCTTGTGA
- a CDS encoding glycosyltransferase family 2 protein: MLPWWAWALAIVGVNFMLWGLVGLCRLAEPFAVEARRLHRRMRRAAPLPPRGRTGLCLPAGPDWRLLVGRPPRRAVRDRMTVDDVAVLIPAHNEAAVIGQSLAAIVSLVPPANVHVVSDGSTDRTAEIAEEAGVRVLRTPQNLGKAGALEMAIRRFELARRFAAVLLLDADTRIEPGYFDAALPMFDNPEVVSVAGCVRTEFERDLSSLGSLLVAHRQRVYSIGQRLLKYGQTWLHLNATHIVPGFASLYRSDVLPQIDINPPGLVIEDFNMTFEVYRKRLGKVGFSLRATAVTQDPDRLGDYLRQIRRWSVGFWQTVWRHPPRADLFTAMLVLLLAEQVLSSVLYLVLPAVVVVLLVPYLPGDPLSSLAGLHSVLAAHVSLPVLAIGVLAPDYLLTCLAAALEREPRLLRYGPLFLLVRFADAAIFLYAIVRARFTHSSGRWRSPARRAARPGLGPEAG; encoded by the coding sequence ATGCTGCCGTGGTGGGCCTGGGCGTTGGCGATCGTCGGCGTCAACTTCATGCTGTGGGGCCTGGTCGGACTGTGCCGGCTCGCCGAGCCGTTCGCTGTCGAAGCCCGCCGGCTGCATCGGCGGATGCGGCGCGCTGCCCCGCTTCCGCCCCGCGGCCGCACGGGCCTGTGTCTGCCCGCAGGCCCGGACTGGCGGCTGCTCGTGGGCCGTCCGCCGCGCCGGGCCGTCCGCGACCGGATGACGGTCGACGATGTCGCCGTGCTGATCCCGGCCCACAACGAGGCCGCGGTCATCGGGCAAAGCCTCGCCGCCATCGTCAGCCTGGTGCCGCCCGCGAACGTCCATGTCGTCTCCGACGGCTCCACCGACCGCACCGCCGAAATCGCGGAGGAAGCCGGAGTCCGGGTCCTGCGGACGCCGCAGAACCTGGGCAAGGCCGGTGCCCTGGAGATGGCGATCCGCCGGTTCGAACTGGCGCGCCGGTTCGCGGCGGTGCTGTTGCTGGACGCCGACACGAGAATCGAACCCGGATACTTCGACGCGGCGCTGCCGATGTTCGACAATCCCGAGGTCGTCTCCGTCGCCGGCTGCGTGCGCACCGAGTTCGAACGCGATCTTTCCAGCCTGGGGTCGTTGCTGGTCGCGCATCGCCAGCGCGTCTACTCGATCGGCCAGCGGCTGCTGAAGTACGGACAGACCTGGCTGCACCTCAACGCCACCCACATCGTGCCCGGCTTCGCCAGCCTCTACCGCAGCGACGTCCTCCCGCAGATCGACATCAACCCGCCCGGCCTGGTCATCGAAGACTTCAACATGACGTTCGAGGTGTACCGCAAGCGCCTCGGAAAAGTCGGGTTTTCCTTGCGGGCGACCGCTGTCACCCAAGACCCGGACCGGCTCGGCGACTACCTGCGCCAGATCCGGCGCTGGTCGGTCGGCTTCTGGCAGACCGTGTGGCGCCACCCGCCTCGGGCGGACCTGTTCACCGCCATGCTGGTGCTTCTGCTGGCCGAGCAGGTGCTGAGCAGCGTGCTCTACCTGGTGCTGCCGGCCGTGGTGGTCGTGCTCCTCGTGCCGTATCTGCCGGGCGATCCGCTGTCCTCGCTGGCCGGGCTGCACTCGGTCCTCGCAGCGCACGTCAGCCTGCCGGTGCTCGCGATCGGCGTGTTGGCACCGGACTATTTGCTCACCTGCTTGGCGGCTGCGCTGGAGCGAGAGCCTCGCTTGCTGCGCTACGGCCCGTTGTTCCTGCTTGTGCGGTTCGCCGACGCGGCGATCTTCCTTTACGCCATAGTGCGGGCGCGGTTCACCCACTCCAGCGGCCGGTGGCGCAGTCCGGCCAGGCGTGCCGCGCGCCCTGGACTTGGTCCGGAAGCAGGATGA
- a CDS encoding glycosyl hydrolase family 18 protein: protein MSGSRPFRAGERGPRPGAARGVPSWLSIRRPALLAVATAALLVAAALVVGLMPRPGGPARTIVASVPYWNIGAGTDTTLANRQDFTGASPWLFGLDAEGRVVPLYGPSDTKAVTDGLARLRGGGLNLVPTLANVVNGRFSDQPVASIMREPAARAAHIAAIVALVTERGFGGIDIDYEELSAGDRTAFTEFVSDLAAALHGRGKTLSVALFAKTTDAGYDQRNLAQDYAAVGRVADEVRLMAYDYHWAASAPGPVAPVGWVQNVLAYARTQIPPAKIVLGIPLSGYDWPAGGDGTVVTTQQVAQLVAQHQAVVRFDARSQSPTLSYDDSAGRFHQVWFENAASTRAKLDAARAAGIGGVYFWMYGPADPGTWAQLSEAFPRATGGR, encoded by the coding sequence GTGTCCGGCAGCCGACCGTTCCGCGCCGGTGAGCGGGGGCCGCGGCCGGGCGCGGCCCGCGGCGTGCCGTCCTGGCTGTCGATCCGGCGGCCGGCGTTGCTCGCCGTGGCCACGGCGGCGCTCCTGGTCGCCGCCGCGCTGGTGGTGGGGCTGATGCCGCGTCCGGGCGGGCCGGCGCGCACGATCGTCGCGTCCGTTCCGTACTGGAACATCGGCGCCGGCACTGATACGACCCTGGCCAACCGGCAGGACTTCACCGGCGCGTCGCCGTGGCTTTTCGGGCTCGACGCCGAAGGCCGGGTCGTCCCGCTCTACGGCCCGTCCGACACCAAAGCGGTGACCGACGGCCTCGCCCGGCTGCGCGGCGGCGGCCTGAACCTGGTGCCGACGCTGGCCAATGTGGTCAACGGCCGTTTCAGCGATCAGCCGGTCGCGTCGATCATGCGGGAGCCCGCGGCGAGGGCCGCTCACATCGCGGCGATCGTCGCGCTGGTCACTGAACGCGGCTTCGGCGGGATCGACATCGACTACGAGGAACTCAGTGCCGGCGACCGGACCGCGTTCACGGAGTTCGTCAGCGACCTCGCAGCGGCTTTGCACGGACGCGGCAAGACGCTGTCGGTTGCGCTGTTCGCCAAGACCACCGACGCCGGCTACGACCAGCGCAACCTGGCCCAGGACTACGCGGCCGTCGGCCGGGTGGCCGACGAAGTGCGGCTGATGGCTTACGACTACCACTGGGCGGCGTCCGCGCCGGGCCCGGTCGCTCCGGTCGGCTGGGTGCAGAACGTGCTCGCCTATGCCAGGACCCAGATCCCGCCGGCCAAGATCGTCCTGGGCATCCCGCTTTCCGGCTACGACTGGCCGGCCGGCGGTGACGGCACGGTCGTCACCACCCAGCAGGTTGCGCAGCTCGTCGCCCAGCACCAAGCGGTGGTGCGATTCGATGCGCGGAGCCAGTCGCCCACACTCAGCTACGACGACTCCGCCGGGCGCTTCCACCAGGTGTGGTTCGAAAACGCGGCGAGCACGCGCGCCAAGCTGGATGCCGCGCGGGCGGCCGGCATCGGCGGCGTCTACTTCTGGATGTACGGGCCGGCCGACCCCGGTACCTGGGCCCAGCTGAGCGAGGCGTTCCCCCGCGCGACCGGCGGGCGGTGA
- a CDS encoding NAD-dependent epimerase/dehydratase family protein, translating to MKAFVTGAAGFIGSHLTDALLAAGHTVTGLDDLSTGRLENLSRAGEHPRFRFRQGTVLDRARVEEDAHGADVVFHFAAAVGAFVIRDRTLESLRTNVHGTENVVEAAYRNNATLLLASTSEIYGKNTLAGLREDDDRVLGSPLKSRWSYAEAKALDESLVDAYCRQRGLAAVIVRLFNTVGPRQTGRYGMVIPRFVRQALTGEPLTVFGTGTQIRCFCHVADVVPALIALAHEPRAFGSAVNLGSTEQVTISDLADRVVAATRSRSEVRYLPYEQAYGPGYEDMLRRVPDCTLAKELVGFEAHTTLDEIIDSVAEEIARRVRQPTVPRR from the coding sequence ATGAAGGCATTCGTGACTGGCGCGGCCGGGTTCATCGGTTCCCACTTGACCGATGCGCTGCTCGCCGCGGGCCACACCGTGACCGGACTGGACGATCTGAGCACCGGCCGGCTGGAGAACCTGTCCCGAGCCGGAGAACACCCCCGGTTCCGGTTCCGGCAGGGCACCGTCCTCGACCGCGCGCGCGTCGAGGAAGACGCGCACGGCGCGGACGTCGTCTTCCACTTCGCCGCCGCCGTCGGCGCGTTCGTCATCCGCGACCGAACGCTGGAAAGCTTGCGCACCAACGTGCACGGCACCGAAAACGTCGTGGAAGCGGCGTACCGGAACAACGCGACGCTGCTGCTGGCGTCCACGAGCGAGATCTACGGGAAGAACACGCTGGCGGGGCTGCGAGAAGACGACGACCGAGTGCTCGGATCGCCGCTGAAATCGAGGTGGAGCTACGCCGAGGCCAAAGCGCTCGACGAGAGTCTCGTCGACGCCTACTGCCGGCAACGGGGCCTGGCAGCGGTGATCGTCCGCCTGTTCAACACAGTCGGCCCCCGCCAGACCGGGCGCTACGGCATGGTCATCCCGCGCTTCGTGCGGCAGGCGCTGACCGGCGAGCCGCTCACGGTGTTCGGCACCGGCACGCAAATCCGCTGCTTCTGCCATGTCGCCGATGTGGTTCCTGCTCTGATCGCGTTGGCACACGAGCCGCGGGCGTTCGGCAGCGCCGTCAACCTCGGCAGCACCGAGCAGGTGACTATCAGCGATCTCGCCGACCGCGTCGTCGCGGCGACTCGGTCGCGCAGCGAGGTGCGCTACCTGCCGTACGAGCAAGCCTACGGCCCAGGCTACGAGGACATGCTGCGGCGGGTTCCCGACTGCACCCTGGCCAAGGAGCTCGTCGGGTTCGAGGCGCACACGACGCTCGACGAAATCATCGACTCGGTAGCCGAAGAGATCGCCCGGCGTGTCCGGCAGCCGACCGTTCCGCGCCGGTGA
- a CDS encoding glycosyltransferase, producing MRVLHVITGLGVGGAELQLRSLLRHTRHETDVVTLYNPGPVADMIRAEGTEVRDLGMVRNTQLSALARLYRLIRAGGYDVVHTHLYRSCLYGRTAAWLARTPVVVSTEHSIGETHLERRRMTRGVRALYLATERFADTTIAVSGAVRQRLVDWGVPEDRVTVIPNGLDLDRVAFDPDARERTRAELGIDPSAYVICVLGRLDPNKRVDLVIAAAAPLLDEKTLLLVVGDGAERARLEETARAGGVDGQVIFAGERHDVAAMLSTADLFVAASAQETFGLSVLESLANGLPVLYTTCPALDGVESARARRVSGSASALREALAAEMALGRRERLVDPAISGRFGMAAIADRIDRLYDDLAEGTR from the coding sequence ATGAGAGTCCTGCACGTCATCACCGGCTTGGGCGTCGGCGGCGCCGAGTTGCAGCTGCGCTCGCTGCTTCGCCACACGCGCCACGAAACCGACGTCGTCACCCTCTACAACCCGGGGCCGGTGGCGGACATGATCCGCGCCGAGGGGACCGAAGTCCGGGACCTCGGGATGGTCCGCAACACCCAGCTCTCCGCGTTGGCCCGGCTGTACCGGCTCATCCGGGCCGGCGGCTACGACGTCGTGCACACCCACCTCTACCGCTCGTGCCTTTACGGCCGCACCGCTGCCTGGCTGGCCCGCACACCGGTCGTGGTGAGCACCGAGCACTCCATCGGAGAGACCCACCTCGAACGCCGCCGGATGACGCGGGGCGTGCGCGCCCTCTACCTGGCCACCGAACGCTTCGCCGACACCACGATCGCGGTGTCCGGCGCGGTCCGCCAGCGATTGGTCGACTGGGGAGTGCCCGAGGACCGGGTCACGGTGATCCCGAACGGGCTGGATCTCGACCGGGTCGCGTTCGACCCGGACGCACGGGAGCGCACCCGTGCGGAATTGGGGATCGATCCGAGCGCCTACGTCATCTGCGTGCTCGGACGGCTCGACCCGAACAAGCGCGTGGACCTCGTCATCGCCGCGGCTGCTCCGCTCCTGGACGAAAAGACCCTCCTGCTGGTCGTCGGCGACGGCGCGGAACGCGCACGGCTGGAAGAAACCGCGCGGGCAGGCGGCGTGGACGGCCAGGTGATCTTCGCCGGGGAACGCCACGACGTCGCTGCCATGCTGTCCACAGCGGACCTGTTCGTCGCTGCTTCGGCGCAGGAAACCTTCGGCCTGTCAGTGCTCGAAAGCCTGGCGAACGGGCTGCCCGTCCTGTATACGACGTGCCCTGCGCTCGACGGCGTCGAAAGCGCCCGCGCCCGGCGGGTGTCCGGGTCGGCGTCCGCGTTGCGCGAAGCCTTGGCCGCGGAGATGGCCCTCGGCCGGCGCGAACGTCTGGTCGATCCGGCGATCAGCGGGAGATTCGGCATGGCGGCGATCGCGGACCGCATCGACCGCCTGTACGACGACTTGGCGGAAGGAACGCGATGA
- a CDS encoding sugar transferase, which produces MVAVLAAGGQYRPGWRPPNLPAYSLCLIATVCGVALATALWLPLDLVSAMAAWTAGVVLVFRCAAAGAVREWHRRGHGLRPALVIGAGQVAHEFANTVRRHPECGLRLCGVADRVPAGLGGGRAEVVIACGADDWPRELAGPDRPVQVWVALTSRCPPGLVPGGQGGEIGGVPIVPLRAGSYSGGRRRVKRAVDVLAGTALLAVLAPVLAALAALVRVRCGPPALFTQIRDAGEGRQLRILKLRTLPGHPDADTRWAVPQGCCGRLGRWLRRTHLDELPQLVNVVRGEMSLVGPRPERPYFTRQFAGRIPGYLDRQRMPAGITGWAQVHGLHGDTSIAERIRFDNAYIDYWSPWLDVRIMLRTLVPTPRRPHGGAR; this is translated from the coding sequence GTGGTCGCAGTGCTGGCCGCAGGGGGCCAGTACCGTCCCGGCTGGCGCCCGCCGAACCTGCCCGCCTACAGCTTGTGCCTGATCGCGACGGTGTGCGGAGTGGCGCTCGCGACCGCACTGTGGCTCCCGCTCGACCTTGTTTCCGCGATGGCGGCCTGGACAGCGGGTGTGGTGCTGGTGTTCCGGTGCGCCGCGGCGGGCGCGGTGCGCGAGTGGCATCGCCGCGGGCACGGGCTCCGACCTGCGCTGGTGATCGGTGCGGGCCAGGTGGCGCACGAGTTCGCGAACACGGTGCGCCGGCATCCTGAGTGCGGGCTGCGGCTGTGCGGCGTGGCCGACCGGGTGCCCGCCGGCCTGGGCGGCGGCCGGGCCGAGGTCGTCATCGCGTGCGGTGCGGACGACTGGCCGCGGGAGCTGGCCGGACCGGATCGGCCAGTTCAGGTCTGGGTCGCGCTGACGTCGCGGTGTCCGCCGGGCCTGGTGCCGGGCGGGCAGGGTGGCGAAATCGGCGGTGTGCCGATCGTGCCGCTGCGCGCCGGGTCGTACTCGGGCGGGCGCCGGCGGGTCAAGCGGGCTGTCGATGTCCTTGCCGGGACGGCGTTGCTGGCCGTGCTGGCTCCCGTGCTGGCGGCGCTTGCCGCGCTGGTGCGCGTCCGGTGCGGTCCGCCTGCGCTGTTCACCCAGATCCGGGACGCGGGGGAGGGCCGGCAGCTCCGCATCCTGAAGCTGCGCACGCTTCCCGGCCATCCGGACGCGGACACCCGGTGGGCTGTCCCGCAAGGCTGCTGCGGGCGATTGGGCAGGTGGCTGCGGCGGACCCACCTGGACGAACTGCCGCAATTGGTCAACGTGGTGCGAGGCGAGATGTCGCTGGTGGGTCCTCGTCCGGAACGGCCCTACTTCACCCGGCAGTTCGCGGGCCGGATTCCCGGCTACCTGGACCGGCAGCGGATGCCGGCCGGGATCACCGGCTGGGCGCAGGTGCACGGCCTGCACGGGGACACCTCGATCGCCGAACGGATCCGATTCGACAACGCGTACATCGACTACTGGTCGCCGTGGCTGGACGTGCGGATCATGCTGCGCACGCTCGTGCCGACGCCCCGGCGGCCGCACGGAGGGGCCAGATGA
- a CDS encoding FAD-dependent oxidoreductase, whose product MNESQVVVIGAGPYGLSLAAHLRAAGVRYRQFGLPMQLWRESMPNGMFLKSQGFASNLSDPDGRLTLAEFCRRTERPYAHYGQPVPVETFTEYGLWFARELALPVEQTLVGDVRPGESGFTVTLADGECLRAGAVVVAAGVQHFAHVPAELAALPSEVCTHSSSHSDLSAFRGSRVAVLGAGQSALECAALLHENGAEATLVSRRPALSWNGYPLPSGRSPWRRLREPEAALGSGWGTWFYSGHPDWFRRLPRRTRVSRAASALGPAGASWLRPRVEGAFPVMLGRTVTQARVVGDEVRLGLRDRAGADTELVADHLIAATGYRPAPWRLEFLAPPVRSRLRAVAGGVEVGRDYQSSVPGLYFIGPAVATSFGPVMRFVHGAAHASRAVSTALVAAAAMSPDAGRVIGAEP is encoded by the coding sequence ATGAACGAAAGCCAGGTCGTGGTCATCGGGGCGGGACCGTACGGGTTGTCGCTGGCCGCACACCTGCGGGCGGCCGGTGTGCGCTACCGCCAGTTCGGACTTCCGATGCAGCTGTGGCGGGAGTCGATGCCGAACGGCATGTTCCTGAAATCGCAGGGATTCGCCTCGAACCTGTCCGATCCGGACGGACGGCTGACGCTCGCGGAGTTCTGCCGGCGCACCGAGCGGCCGTACGCGCACTACGGCCAGCCGGTCCCGGTGGAAACCTTCACCGAGTACGGTCTGTGGTTCGCGCGAGAGCTGGCGCTTCCGGTCGAGCAGACCCTGGTCGGGGACGTGCGTCCGGGCGAGTCCGGATTCACCGTCACCCTCGCCGACGGTGAATGCCTGCGGGCCGGCGCCGTCGTGGTGGCCGCGGGCGTGCAGCACTTCGCGCACGTCCCGGCCGAGCTGGCCGCGCTTCCGTCTGAGGTCTGTACGCACAGCTCTTCCCATTCGGACCTCTCCGCCTTCCGGGGAAGTCGGGTAGCCGTCCTCGGCGCGGGCCAGTCGGCGTTGGAATGCGCTGCCTTGCTGCACGAGAACGGCGCCGAGGCGACTCTCGTGTCACGGCGGCCCGCGCTGTCGTGGAACGGGTACCCGCTCCCGTCGGGCCGCTCGCCGTGGCGCCGGCTGCGCGAGCCGGAGGCCGCGCTGGGCTCGGGCTGGGGAACCTGGTTCTACTCCGGCCACCCGGACTGGTTCCGGCGGCTGCCGCGAAGGACCCGTGTCTCGCGGGCGGCGAGCGCGCTCGGCCCGGCCGGCGCGAGCTGGCTGCGTCCTCGAGTGGAAGGGGCCTTCCCGGTCATGCTGGGCCGAACGGTGACCCAGGCGCGCGTCGTCGGCGACGAGGTTCGCCTGGGGCTGCGCGACCGCGCCGGGGCAGACACCGAGCTCGTGGCCGACCACCTGATCGCGGCCACCGGCTACCGCCCCGCCCCGTGGCGACTGGAGTTTCTCGCACCGCCGGTGCGGTCCCGGTTGCGCGCGGTGGCCGGCGGCGTCGAGGTAGGCCGCGACTACCAGTCGTCCGTGCCCGGCCTGTATTTCATCGGTCCGGCGGTCGCGACCAGTTTCGGTCCGGTCATGCGGTTCGTGCACGGCGCCGCGCACGCCTCGCGAGCGGTCAGTACTGCCTTGGTGGCCGCCGCAGCCATGTCCCCGGACGCGGGCCGCGTCATCGGGGCTGAGCCGTGA
- a CDS encoding nucleotide sugar dehydrogenase: MKHRQLTLAINGRERELAGRLVAFDPAARPYAGPGMRAAPVGVVGLGYVGLPTALGFHSRGWPVIGLDNDPARLRAIEAAEVDVADADRRRLARASASPGFRLTTDPRVLREAGAVVVCVPTPVDGERTPDPSALREACATVVRHAVPGQVFIVTSTSYVGTTREMLSEPLARRGLRPGQDVYVAYSPERIDPGNPDHVQRDTPRIVGGVTAECAKRAAEVISALTDDVYLVSTPDAAEAAKLYENVFRAVTLALANEFADACSTLGVDPIEVTLAAGTKPYGFLGVFPGPGVGGHCIPCDPYYLLWQLRQQGDFAPLIEEAMHGIRRRPQTVVERAKQVLADRGTDLAGSRVLVVGASYKAGVADVRESSSLPIIAGLAERGARVSYYDPLLPRIEPGDGVTMTSVPEPWKTGWDLALIHTAHPQIDYSWVAGCCAQVLDATYRFDAPHRVVP, translated from the coding sequence ATGAAGCACCGGCAGCTGACATTGGCGATCAACGGCAGGGAACGGGAGCTGGCCGGCCGGCTGGTCGCGTTCGATCCGGCGGCGCGACCGTACGCCGGGCCCGGAATGCGGGCTGCGCCGGTCGGCGTGGTGGGCCTCGGTTACGTGGGGTTGCCGACCGCGCTCGGGTTCCACTCCCGCGGCTGGCCGGTGATCGGCCTGGACAACGATCCGGCTCGGCTCCGTGCCATCGAGGCGGCCGAGGTGGACGTCGCGGACGCGGACCGTCGCCGGCTGGCCCGGGCGAGCGCCAGCCCCGGTTTTCGGCTGACCACCGATCCGCGAGTCCTGCGGGAAGCCGGTGCCGTGGTGGTGTGCGTGCCGACCCCGGTCGACGGGGAACGCACGCCGGATCCCTCGGCGCTGCGCGAGGCGTGCGCGACTGTCGTCCGGCATGCGGTGCCGGGCCAGGTCTTCATCGTGACTTCCACCAGCTACGTCGGGACCACCCGGGAAATGCTGAGCGAACCGTTGGCCCGGCGCGGTCTGCGCCCCGGGCAGGACGTCTACGTTGCCTACAGTCCGGAGCGGATCGATCCGGGAAACCCCGATCACGTCCAGCGGGATACGCCCCGGATCGTCGGCGGGGTGACCGCGGAGTGCGCGAAACGCGCGGCCGAGGTGATCAGCGCCCTGACCGACGACGTGTACCTGGTGAGCACTCCCGACGCGGCCGAGGCCGCGAAACTCTACGAGAACGTCTTTCGGGCCGTGACTCTCGCGCTGGCCAACGAGTTCGCGGACGCGTGCTCGACGCTCGGGGTGGACCCGATCGAGGTGACGCTCGCCGCAGGCACGAAACCTTACGGGTTCCTCGGAGTCTTCCCCGGCCCGGGCGTGGGCGGGCACTGCATCCCCTGCGATCCCTACTACCTGCTGTGGCAGCTGCGCCAGCAAGGCGACTTCGCCCCGCTGATCGAGGAGGCGATGCACGGGATCCGGCGACGCCCGCAGACCGTCGTCGAGCGGGCGAAGCAGGTCCTCGCCGACCGGGGCACGGATCTCGCGGGCTCGCGCGTCCTGGTCGTCGGCGCGAGCTACAAGGCGGGGGTGGCGGACGTGCGGGAGTCTTCTTCGCTGCCGATCATCGCGGGACTCGCGGAGCGTGGCGCGCGGGTGAGCTACTACGATCCGCTGCTCCCGCGGATCGAGCCGGGCGACGGCGTGACGATGACGAGCGTGCCAGAGCCCTGGAAGACCGGGTGGGACCTGGCCCTGATCCACACCGCGCATCCGCAGATCGACTACAGCTGGGTGGCCGGTTGCTGCGCGCAGGTGCTCGACGCCACCTACCGGTTCGACGCCCCGCACCGGGTGGTGCCGTGA
- a CDS encoding polysaccharide deacetylase family protein, translated as MRWPWVFMYHSVDFCDQDPYRITISPARLDEQLGWLRRRGARGVAVRELRQARSAGKADHLVGLTFDDGYVDFVRNALPLLERHRFTATVFVVAGRLGGRNDWDPDGPRKPLLTACQVREVAAAGMEIGCHGWWHVPLSKSTAQQADQEIAHSRRLLREVSGQDVQGFCYPYGDVSGSAVHRVRAAGYRYACATRPPVGPGPYALPRTYIGQADSSPRLWAKALRHAFSTPPWSR; from the coding sequence GTGCGTTGGCCGTGGGTGTTCATGTACCACTCGGTGGATTTCTGCGATCAGGACCCGTATCGCATCACGATCAGCCCGGCGCGGCTCGACGAACAGCTGGGCTGGCTGCGCCGGCGAGGGGCGCGCGGTGTAGCGGTCCGGGAACTGCGTCAGGCGCGCTCGGCGGGGAAGGCGGACCACCTCGTCGGCCTGACGTTCGACGACGGCTATGTCGATTTCGTTCGCAATGCGCTGCCGTTGCTGGAACGCCACCGCTTCACCGCGACGGTGTTCGTCGTCGCGGGGCGGCTGGGCGGGCGCAACGACTGGGATCCGGACGGTCCTCGCAAGCCCCTGCTGACCGCCTGCCAGGTACGCGAGGTCGCCGCCGCGGGCATGGAGATCGGGTGCCACGGATGGTGGCATGTGCCGTTGTCGAAATCGACAGCCCAGCAAGCTGACCAGGAAATCGCGCACAGCCGTCGGTTGCTGCGCGAGGTGAGCGGACAGGACGTGCAGGGATTCTGCTACCCGTACGGCGACGTCAGCGGCTCGGCCGTGCACCGTGTCCGCGCTGCCGGTTACCGCTACGCCTGCGCGACACGGCCTCCCGTAGGTCCCGGGCCGTATGCGCTGCCGCGCACCTACATCGGCCAGGCCGATTCGTCGCCGCGGTTGTGGGCCAAAGCCCTGCGCCACGCGTTCAGCACACCGCCGTGGTCGCGGTGA